A single region of the Pogoniulus pusillus isolate bPogPus1 chromosome Z, bPogPus1.pri, whole genome shotgun sequence genome encodes:
- the ZNF462 gene encoding zinc finger protein 462 isoform X4: MEVLQCDGCDFRAPSYEDLKAHIQDVHTAFLQPTDVSEESPSQPRSGSMNAGNQTEVEFSSVKDEFGIADELAGQNATSQMGTGSYYSQSQTFYGQHLAPNPKPTNKFFQCKFCVRYFRSKNLLIEHTRKVHGAQAGGSSVGPPTASSLNYNIMMYEGFGKVFSCQFCTYKSPRRARIIKHQKMYHKSNLKESSTPPTPTAATAMSESTSASVPVQDPCKELPAEVVERSILESMVKPLTKSRGNFCCEWCSYQTPRRERWCDHMMKKHRSMVKILSSLRQQQDGTSAPDVQTKSAQSASPNSNYISMNTTGREMSNANVSNFRSSVGNSLIRPNSSTSSKFSSVSYPQMKPKSPHNSSMVNLSDRSRYGIADMTNSSADLETSSMLNDSSSDEELNEMDSENGLNSMDHQTSGMSAEQLMGSDGNKLLETKGIPFRRYMNRFQCPFCPFLTMHRRSISRHIENIHLSGKTAVYKCDECPFTCKSSLKLGAHKQCHTGTTSDWDTMNSQTESIASSLNDSTVSYESGNINGRKSGGMMEPVQSQQQQQQQQSPQPHLQHPYKCTMCNYSTTTLKGLRVHQQHKHSFCDNLPKYDGPPVSAPQENEADAHLSASTVKKSQTSILGLSSKNNFVAKAPRKVSNDFPLDLSPVKKRTRIDEIASNLQSKISQNKQQEDAVINVEDDEEEEEDNEVEIEVELDREEEQTEPMIEVSSSYAPQQMWGREANDSQKETNFRSMQHEYNSTNGAEIELTLSEDEEDYYSSVSMKDHQSPNASVLGSQSNMYGTDQNNENSEFGDSGRLYYCKHCDFSNKSARSVSTHYQRMHPYIKFSFRYILDPNDHSAVYRCLECYIDYTNFEDLQQHYGEHHPEAMNVLNFDHSDLIYRCRFCSYTSPNVRSLMPHYQRMHPTVKINNAMIFSSYVVEQQEGLNTESQTLREILNSAPKTMATSTPMARGPGVPAGFNKSAAKSFSPECENQKEPTVNTVVVYDCDVCSFASPNMHSVLVHYQKKHPEEKASYFRIQKTMRVVSVDRGSALAQMAFELGTPISPKLSSLSSQPSPLAPPDLITELYYCKHCSYSNRSVVGVLVHYQKRHPEIKVTAKYIRQAPPTAAMMRAGELPPGIQRTPVSMQHLSRGGSETSVNPSENEMFFCQHCDYGNRTVKGVLIHYQKKHRDFKANADVIRQHTATIRSLCDRSQKKLTGSMPAHTSSTEREKSKLRALKCRQCSYTSPYFYALRKHIKKDHPNLKATVTSILRWAFLDGLIEAGYHCEWCIYSHTEPSGLLVHYQRRHPEHYVDYTYMATKLWAGPDPSPPALVMPTEIKTYRCRDCIFEASSIWDITNHYQAFHPWAMNGDESVLLDIIKEKDIVDQSIPQTDETGVRMDSEDQVTTSQMDQDAECVEDPSLSQDKAIQLASANPAISSTPYQCTVCQSEYNNLHGLLTHYGKKHPGMKVKAADFAQDIDINPGAVYKCRHCPYINTRIHGVLTHYQKRHPSVKVTAEDFVHDVEQSNDIAQNDVEETSRIFKQGYGAYRCKLCPYTHGTLEKLKIHYEKYHNQPEFDVFAQSPPKMSASVEPDMVTEIKISPEITVDDIGEVSMAGPHFSSSHLVSHTVFRCQLCKYFCSTRKGIARHYRIKHNNVRAQPEGKNNLFKCALCTYTNPIRKGLAAHYQKRHDIDAYYTHCLAASRTVSDKPNKVIIPSPPKDDTPQLSEELRRAVEKKKCSLCSFQSFSKKGIVSHYMKRHPGVFPKKQHASKLGGYFTAVYADEHEKPTPVEERNDFEKPEVEAEAQEIEWLPFRCIKCFKLSFSTAELLCMHYTDHHSKDLKRDFTILASGTRTQNPVYQCKHCDMKLHSTAELTTHLNGHNEEFQKRAKRQERRKQLLSKQKYADGAFVDFKQERAFGHLEDISKLKERKVIGYKCKFCVEVHPTLRAICNHLRKHVQYGNVSSVSAAVKQEAEDSSDTTLMEGFEGAKDPGIMEFTEAEFGASLEDETRPGGYYCSQCDRVLMSMQGLRSHERSHLALAMFAREDKYSCQYCSFVSAFRHNLDRHMQTHHGHHKPFRCKLCPFKSSYNSRLKTHMLKAHADSSYSEPPDVQQQLNHYQSAALARNNSNISPIPLSGSAAGLEKTEAILNCEFCEFSSGYIQSIRRHYRDKHGGKKLFKCKDCSFYTGFKSAFTMHVEAGHSAVPEEGPKDLRCPLCLYHTKYKRNMIDHIVLHREERVVPIEVCRSKLSKYLQGIVFRCDKCTFTCSSDESLQQHIEKHNELKPYKCQLCYYETKHTDELDTHLRDEHKVSRNFELVGRVNLDQLEQMKGKTESSSSDEEEKEDELSPEAEERDSMMFPDSGAPEKRFPCEFCGRSFTEGSEWERHVLRHGMALNESKHRISEDSHPKEDIEETVSTLAEEKGGIETMVVDYSHSSETAVSVVAADKPLHDNSEAKNE; the protein is encoded by the exons atggaggtgctgcagtgtgatGGCTGTGATTTTCGAGCTCCATCCTACGAAGATCTGAAAGCCCACATTCAGGATGTTCACACTGCATTTTTGCAGCCAACAGATGTATCTGAGGAAAGTCCTAGCCAGCCACGGTCTGGTTCCATGAATGCTGGCAACCAGACTGAGGTTGAATTTTCTTCAGTAAAGGATGAATTTGGAATTGCAGATGAATTAGCAG GGCAAAATGCAACAAGTCAGATGGGGACTGGAAGTTACTATAGCCAGAGCCAGACTTTCTATGGTCAGCACTTGGCTCCAAATCCTAAACCAACCAACAAGTTTTTCCAATGCAAGTTCTGTGTGCGTTACTTCCGTTCCAAAAACCTCCTCATTGAGCACACACGAAAGGTTCatggagcacaggctggggggagCTCAGTGGGGCCACCAACTGCTAGTTCCCTAAATTACAACATCATGATGTATGAAGGGTTTGGCAAAGTTTTCAGTTGCCAGTTCTGCACCTACAAATCACCCAGGCGTGCAAGGATTATTAAGCATCAGAAAATGTATCACAAAAGCAACCTGAAAGAGAGTTCAACTCCTCCTACTCCAACTGCTGCCACTGCTATGTCTGAATCAACATCTGCTTCTGTGCCAGTGCAGGACCCCTgcaaggagctgcctgcagaggtggtggagcgGAGCATTTTGGAATCCATGGTCAAGCCCCTGACAAAGTCTAGGGGCAACTTTTGctgtgaatggtgcagctaccaGACACCTCGAAGGGAGCGTTGGTGTGACCACATGATGAAGAAGCACCGGAGCATGGTAAAGATACTATCAAGCCTAAGGCAGCAACAAGATGGAACCAGTGCACCTGATGTACAGACTAAGAGTGCCCAGAGCGCCTCTCCAAACTCTAATTATATCTCCATGAATACAACAGGACGTGAGATGTCAAATGCTAATGTCTCAAACTTCAGGAGCTCTGTGGGCAATTCCCTTATCAGGCCCAACTCTTCTACATCTTCCAAGTTTTCTTCTGTGTCTTACCCTCAAATGAAGCCTAAGTCACCTCACAACTCAAGCATGGTGAATTTGTCTGACAGATCTCGCTATGGAATTGCTGATATGACGAATTCTTCTGCTGACCTGGAAACAAGCAGTATGCTAAATGACTCCAGCTCAGATGAAGAGCTAAATGAAATGGACAGCGAGAATGGCTTGAACTCCATGGATCACCAGACCTCAGGAatgtctgcagagcagctgatgggATCTGATGGCAACAAACTATTGGAAACAAAGGGAATTCCCTTTAGAAGGTATATGAACAGGTTCCAGTGTCCTTTTTGCCCTTTCTTGACGATGCACCGCCGAAGCATTTCCCGTCACATTGAGAACATTCACCTGTCTGGGAAGACAGCTGTGTACAAGTGCGACGAATGCCCTTTCACCTGCAAAAGTTCTTTAAAGCTTGGTGCTCACAAGCAGTGTCACACAGGCACAACATCAGACTGGGACACCATGAACTCTCAGACTGAAAGCATTGCCTCTTCTTTGAATGATAGCACAGTTTCTTATGAGAGTGGAAATATAAATGGCAGGAAGTCAGGTGGGATGATGGAACCAGTGCagtcacagcagcaacagcaacaacagcagtCACCTCAACCCCATTTACAGCATCCATACAAGTGCACAATGTGCAACTACTCCACCACAACTTTGAAAGGCCTCAGAGTTCATCAGCAGCACAAGCATTCATTCTGTGACAACTTGCCAAAATATGATGGACCACCAGTAAGTGCACCACAAGAGAATGAGGCAGATGCacacctctctgccagcacagtgAAGAAGAGCCAGACCTCCATACTTGGGCTCTCATCTAAAAATAACTTTGTTGCAAAAGCGCCTCGGAAGGTGTCAAATGACTTCCCTTTAGATCTGTCTCCAGTGAAAAAGAGAACTAGAATTGATGAAATAGCAAGCAACCTGCAGAGCAAGATCAGCCAAAATAAACAGCAAGAGGATGCTGTGATAAATGTAGAGGatgatgaggaagaggaggaggataatGAGGTGGAGATAGAAGTTGAGTTAGATAGAGAAGAAGAGCAAACAGAACCAATGATAGAAGTTTCCAGTTCTTATGCACCTCAGCAAATGTGGGGCAGAGAGGCTAATGATTCCCAGAAGGAGACAAACTTTAGAAGCATGCAACATGAGTACAATTCTACCAATGGAGCAGAGATTGAGCTCACTTTatctgaggatgaggaggactATTACTCTTCTGTCAGTATGAAGGACCATCAGAGCCCTAACGCCTCTGTTCTAGGGAGCCAGTCAAACATGTATGGTACTGATCAGAACAATGAGAACTCAGAGTTTGGTGACTCTGGCAGGCTTTACTATTGCAAACACTGTGATTTCAGCAACAAATCTGCCAGAAGTGTTAGCACCCACTACCAGCGAATGCATCCCTACATTAAATTCAGCTTTAGGTATATTCTGGATCCAAACGATCACAGTGCAGTGTACCGGTGTCTTGAGTGCTACATTGACTACACAAATTTTGAAGACCTGCAGCAGCATTATGGAGAGCATCATCCTGAAGCTATGAATGTACTGAACTTTGATCATTCTGATCTCATCTACCGCTGCCGCTTCTGCTCTTATACAAGCCCAAATGTTAGAAGCCTGATGCCACATTACCAAAGAATGCATCCTACAGTGAAAATTAACAATGCAATGATATTTTCAAGCTACGTTGTTGAGCAGCAAGAAGGGCTGAACACAGAGTCTCAGACACTGAGAGAGATCTTGAATTCTGCTCCAAAAACTATGGCAACCTCCACCCCCATGGCTCGCGGGCCTGGTGTGCCAGCTGGTTTTAACAAAAGTGCCGCCAAGAGTTTTAGTCCTGAATGTGAAAATCAGAAGGAACCTACAGTCAACACTGTGGTTGTTTATGACTGTGATGTGTGTTCATTTGCAAGCCCTAATATGCATTCAGTCCTTGTGCATTACCAGAAAAAGCACCCCGAAGAAAAAGCGTCCTATTTCAGAATTCAGAAGACCATGCGTGTAGTCTCTGTTGACAGGGGCTCTGCGCTGGCTCAGATGGCTTTTGAGCTGGGGACACCCATATCCCCAAAACTGTCCAGCTTATCTTCTCAACCTTCACCCCTTGCACCCCCAGACCTCATTACTGAGCTCTACTATTGCAAACACTGTTCATACAGCAATCGTTCAGTTGTGGGCGTGCTTGTCCACTACCAGAAAAGGCACCCAGAGATAAAGGTCACTGCCAAATATATCAGACAGGCACCTCCTACTGCAGCAATGATGAGAGCTGGTGAGTTGCCACCTGGTATTCAGAGGACACCAGTGTCAATGCAGCATTTGAGCCGGGGTGGATCTGAGACCTCTGTGAATCCTTCCGAGAATGAAATGTTCTTCTGCCAACACTGTGATTATGGAAATCGGACTGTGAAAGGCGTGCTCATTCATTATCAAAAGAAGCATCGTGACTTCAAGGCTAACGCAGATGTGATTAGGCAGCATACAGCCACCATTAGAAGCCTTTGTGATCGCAGCCAGAAGAAACTGACTGGCAGCATGCCTGCTCACACCTCCAGTACTGAACGGGAGAAGTCAAAGCTGAGAGCCCTCAAATGCAGGCAGTGTAGCTACACATCACCTTACTTCTATGCATTGAGGAAACACATTAAGAAAGACCACCCAAACCTGAAGGCCACAGTCACATCTATTCTGAGATGGGCATTTTTGGATGGCTTGATAGAAGCTGGTTATCACTGTGAATGGTGCATTTATTCACACACAGAGCCAAGTGGTTTGCTTGTGCATTACCAAAGGAGACATCCTGAGCATTATGTTGACTATACATATATGGCAACTAAACTTTGGGCAGGTCCTGATCCTTCCCCTCCCGCCCTTGTGATGCCAACAGAAATAAAAACCTACAGATGTAGAGACTGCATTTTTGAAGCATCTTCCATTTGGGATATTACCAATCATTACCAAGCATTTCACCCATGGGCCATGAATGGAGATGAATCTGTGTTGTTAGATATCATTAAGGAGAAAGATATTGTTGATCAATCCATCCCGCAGACTGATGAAACTGGAGTCAGGATGGATTCTGAAGACCAGGTGACAACGTCACAGATGGATCAGGATGCAGAGTGTGTAGAGGATCCCAGCCTTTCCCAGGACAAAGCTATTCAGCTGGCATCTGCAAACCCTGCCATTTCCTCCACTCCTTATCAGTGTACAGTTTGCCAGTCTGAGTACAACAACTTGCATGGCCTCCTGACACATTATGGCAAAAAGCATCCTGGCATGAAAGTAAAAGCTGCGGACTTTGCTCAGGATATAGACATTAATCCAGGTGCTGTATATAAGTGCAGGCACTGCCCATACATTAATACACGTATTCATGGCGTTCTCACGCACTACCAGAAACGGCACCCATCAGTAAAGGTCACTGCTGAAGACTTCGTGCACGATGTGGAACAGTCAAATGATATTGCTCAGAATGATGTGGAGGAGACAAGTAGGATTTTCAAGCAAGGCTATGGTGCTTATCGATGCAAACTGTGCCCTTATACCCATGGAACACTTGAGAAGCTGAAAATCCACTATGAGAAATACCACAATCAACCTGAATTTGATGTTTTTGCCCAGTCACCACCAAAGATGTCTGCCTCAGTGGAGCCAGACATGGTGACTGAAATAAAGATCTCCCCAGAAATTACTGTTGATGATATTGGAGAAGTCTCTATGGCAGGACCTCATTTCTCCAGTTCTCATTTAGTGTCTCACACAGTTTTCCGGTGTCAGCTCTGCAAATACTTCTGCTCGACCCGGAAGGGGATAGCTAGACACTACCGTATCAAACATAACAATGTCCGGGCACAGCCAGAAGGCAAGAACAACCTCTTCAAATGTGCCTTATGTACTTACACCAACCCTATCCGCAAAGGGCTTGCGGCGCACTACCAGAAAAGACATGACATTGATGCTTACTACACTCACTGCTTAGCAGCCTCCAGGACAGTAAGCGACAAACCCAATAAAGTGATCATTCCATCTCCTCCCAAGGATGACACTCCTCAGTTAAGTGAGGAGCTGAGGAGAGCTGTAGAGAAGAAGAAATGTTCACTATGTTCCTTCCAGTCTTTCAGCAAAAAGGGGATTGTGTCACACTATATGAAGCGTCACCCAGGTGTTTTCCCTAAGAAGCAACATGCGAGCAAGCTCGGGGGTTACTTCACTGCCGTGTATGCTGATGAGCATGAAAAGCCAACTCCGGTTGAGGAGAGGAATGATTTTGAAAAGCCTGAGGTGGAGGCCGAGGCTCAGGAAATCGAGTGGCTTCCCTTCAGGTGCATAAAATGTTTCAAGCTGtccttcagcacagcagagttgcTGTGCATGCATTACACTGATCACCACAGCAAGGATTTGAAGAGGGACTTTACCATACTGGCAAGTGGCACCCGTACTCAGAACCCTGTCTACCAGTGCAAGCACTGTGATATGAAATTGCATAGCACGGCAGAGCTGACTACACACTTGAATGGTCACAACGAGGAATTCCAGAAGCGTGCCAAACgtcaggagaggaggaaacagcTTTTGAGCAAGCAGAAATATGCAGATGGTGCTTTTGTGGATTTCAAACAAGAGAGG GCATTTGGACACTTGGAAGATATTTCCAAACTTAAGGAGAGGAAGGTGATTGGCTACAAATGCAAATTCTGCGTGGAAGTCCATCCAACTCTTCGAGCCATCTGTAATCACCTCCGCAAGCATGTCCAATATGGAAATGTGTCTTctgtgtcagcagcagtaaAG CAGGAAGCTGAAGATTCTTCAGACACAACTTTGATGGAGGGTTTTGAGGGAGCCAAAGACCCTGGCATTATGGAATTTACAGAAGCTGAATTTGGAGCATCCTTGGAAGATGAAACCAGGCCTGGGGGCTACTACTGCAGCCAGTGTGACCGGGTTTTGATGTCTATGCAGGGTCTGCGATCCCACGAGAGGAGTCACTTGGCTTTGGCCATGTTTGCCCGGGAAGACAAGTACAGCTGCCAGTATTGCTCCTTTGTCTCTGCTTTCAGGCACAA TCTGGATCGTCATATGCAGACCCATCATGGACACCATAAGCCGTTCCGTTGCAAACTGTGCCCATTCAAGTCCTCTTATAATAGCCGCCTAAAAACCCATATGCTCAAGGCTCATGCTG ACTCTTCATACTCCGAGCCTCCTGATGTTCAGCAGCAGTTGAACCACTACCAATCGGCAGCTTTGGCCAGGAACAACAGCAACATCAGTCCAATCCCACTTTCTGGAAGTGCTGCAGGACTGGAAAAAACAGAAGCCATCCTTAACTGTGAATTTTGTGAATTCTCCTCGGGTTACATACAGAGCATCCGGCGTCACTACCGTGACAAGCATGGAGGGAAAAAACTCTTCAAGTGCAAAGATTGTTCCTTTTACACAGGCTTTAA ATCTGCTTTTACTATGCACGTGGAAGCTGGGCATTCGGCAGTTCCTGAGGAAGGACCCAAAGACCTTCGCTGTCCTCTTTGCCTATATCACACCAAATATAAACGCAACATGATTGACCATATAGTTCTGCACAGAG